The DNA segment GCAGAAATGGGGGATCCGGCCCTCGCGTTGTCGCCCCTTCAGGCGCGCGGCATTGGCCCGAATGACCTCCAGCTGTGCCAGGCGCTTGCTTCGGCGGAGGACAGCGGGTGCTCGCCGGGATCAAGGCTGGCGGTGGTCGGGCCGCTGTCCCTGGCTTGGTCGAGACGCGCCGGTGGCGCGCAGGATGCGGCCGCGCTGCGCGTCGTTGTCCTCTGGATCCGGCCATGAGGGCTCGTCGCCCACAAGGGTTCTCGTTGATCGAACTGATGGTCGGCCTGGCGCTCGGCCTGCTGGTCAGCGCGCTGGCTGTGTCCGCGTTCCATGCCGTCCAGGTCGCTTACCGCACCGCCGTCGATCTCGTGCTGCTGGAAGAACGCGGCCAGCGGGCGCTCGCGATCCTCTCCCACCTGGTCCGGCATAGCGGCTGGCAACCGGTTGGCGCGGT comes from the Cupriavidus basilensis genome and includes:
- a CDS encoding type IV pilus modification PilV family protein, encoding MPLGTGRPPHPSSAKRGLPSPPRGFILIESLTALAVLGVGLLPLAALAPFALGTLRGYEALGHATRAAAELAEMGDPALALSPLQARGIGPNDLQLCQALASAEDSGCSPGSRLAVVGPLSLAWSRRAGGAQDAAALRVVVLWIRP